A window of Aurantibacillus circumpalustris genomic DNA:
TTCCCGAAATCCAGGCTTTTACAGCAATTTGAATAACCAAAATGGTGTTATTCATCTCGCAATCCATCCCAGCTCGCCATATCCGGCTTGCGTGCTAAGTCAGCATAATGTTTCAGAAAATGATGCACGGACCAATTATTATGGTGTTTATGGGGGTACGCCTCGTTTAGTGATTCAGGGTGTGGTGATTGCATCAACAGCTGATTACGGATCAGCCTCCATCTTCACACCTTACCTTTCTCAAAATACTCCTGCTAGTATTCGAATTACACAAACTAAATTTGCAAATGATTCTATACATTCGAGAATTGTTGTAAAAACGGAAGCGTTACATAATCTTGGTGCTTTGAAATTATTTGTTTGTTTAACGGAAGACACTGTGTTTTATACAGGCTCTAATGGAGAATCAAAACACTATGGTGTGTTTCGTAAATCCTATACCGGAACATCTGGCATGAGTGTTACACTTCCGGCGATAGTTGGAGATTCGGCTGTCTACACTATGAGTTCCCCTTCAAATAGTGCATGGAATCTTGCAAGAATAAATACATTAGCAATTCTACAAAATGAAACAACAAAAGAAGTAATTCAATCAGAGACTACCATTCCACCATCAAGCGGTGTGCCAGCAGGAATTGAAGATCAGTCAGAAAACAGTTCTTCAGTATCTGTATTTTATTCAAATCAAAACACATCCATTTTTATCCAACAAAATTTGAAAGAAACACATTTAAACTTCGACTTATACAATTTAATGGGAAGAAAAATTTTATCTGAAAATATAGAATCAAGTTTCGAAAAAGTTAACGCTAACAAATTGTCTTCAGGAATTTATTTGTACAAGATAGAATCGACTAATGGTAATTTAAAAACCGGAAAATTATTCGTTCAATAGCTTTTTTATCCCTCTGGAATTTCTAAAATTACTTCTCCATAACAATCTGAAAAATGTTTGTGTGCGTCTATCTATATGATTAGACAATCTTGATTTACGAATCCTTCGCAAAAGGAGAAATATTTTGTGAAAGAATCCCAGTATTGAGTATTTATTTCTTAATTTCTCATGTCGGTTTTCCGACATGTTATGTCGGGAATCCGCCACCATTTCTCTGTTTTTTAACAAGGAATAACAAATTTTTCTAGATAGATTTGATTAGACAAAATTTAAACCCCATGAAAAAATCAATTTTAGTTTTAGTGTATTTTTTTCTGCTAATATAGCGAGGTAGAAAGTTTGATAGCGGAGATCACACCTAATACAGCAATCGAATATAATTACTGGAACTTTTATCAGATTTATGCTATATACAGGACTAATGGAGAATTGACTAATGAAGAATCAGCTAGTCTTTTAGCTCTTGCACATAAGTGTCCGTTTACAGATGGTCCAGTTATTTATAATGCGCGTGCGCTATACAACCTAGTTAACGGAAGCATAGAATTATATAATGATGAAGGTTGTGAGAATACTTACGAAGGCAGAAAGGCTTATTTCGAATCGTCGGATAAAAACATAAATCCAAGTATTATTATTTCTGAAAAGTATAAGCTTTTTCCAAATCCTGCAACGGAGGAGTTGAATATTTTAGGGATCTCTGAAACGGAAGAGATTATCATCGTTATAAAAGATGTGAGCAACAGAACTATTTCATTTCAAAAAGTTAACATTCAAACTTACCAAGCCAAATTAAAATTAAACTTGCTGAATGGTGTTTATTTTGTAACTTTAATTAATAAGGATCATGAAGAGATTACAAAAAAACTTATTATTGCTAAATAATGTTTTTTCTTCCATATCAAAGAGAAGAATATTACTGTGCTTGATTTTTTTAGATTCATTTTTGGGTCTGAGTCAAATAGCAAATTTTGTAACTAATGGCGGTTTTGAAAAAAAAATAAATTGTAACTATCCGAATAATTTAAATAAGGCAATTGGTTGGAATTGTCTCGGTGTCGATACCACAAATTTTGGTAGCTTTTTATGCGCGATAAATTGTTATTCGAACGCTCCAAATAACGGAGCTGGTTTTCAATATCCTAGGTCGGGAGACACGTATTACAGGATGCAAGTATTGTGTCAAAACTGTCCTTTGAGCGCAAGAATATATCCTAAAAATAGACTTAAAGACAAACTTAAAGCGGGCGCAACATATTGCACTAAAATGTATGTGTCACGCCAAGATGCTAGCCCATATGGTATAAGTGATTTAGATTTCTTTTTTGGAGACAATTCTCTTGATACTATAAATTACTGCTATACACCTTTGACATACCTTAACCCGCAGGTAAAAAACCCAAGTACAAATATTATCTCAGACACTTTAAACTGGGTGCTTATTACTGGAACCTTTGTTGCCACCGGTAATGAAAAATATTTAGTGCTTGGTAATTTTGAAACAGATAACGGCACAACCAGTAGCTTGGTAGATACTTCTTTTGGAACAAGTGTTTGGGCTGTTTATTTTGTAGACGACGTCAGTTGTATAGACATAGACCTCCAAGCATTTGGAGGTAATGATGGGGCGGTGATTCCAGGAGATAGTGTTTATTTGGGTAGAGAGTCAGATGTTGGTATTGATGAAGCTTGTATGTGGTATAAACTTCCAACAGTTATTACACCCACAACACCAGCTATTGCTACCATTGCTGGATTTTGGATAAAACCTGTAACAAGTTGTACTTATGTTGTAAGACAAGAAATTTGCGGTCATGTAAAATGGGATACGGTTATAATTGCGATGAATCCTGTGGGTTTGGTCCAACTGAGCGTAGTCGAAGGCGCACTGGAAGTATTTCCAAATCCCGCACAAGATTTTATTGAATTAAAAATCTCGAACATAAATTTACTCAAGGAGTTTAATTCAATTTCTATTTACAATAACCTTGGGCAATTGATGAGAGAAGAAGAAGTTGTGTTTGAAAACAAAACACTTATTCTTAACACTAATGATCTTGAAAATGGGGTTTATTTCTTAAATCTTAAAAGCAACAAACTGGGTACCGTTAGTAAACGATTTGTTATAGCAAGATAAAACAATTCTCTTATCATCAACTTCACGTATTCTTCTTCATAAGGCCAGAGGCCTTGTATAAAAAGACGTAGCGGGACGCTACGCCTAACGGGGGATCTCTGAAACGGAAGAGATTATCATCGTTATAAAAGATGTGAGCAACAGAAATATTTCATTTCAAAAAGTTAACATTCAAACTTACCAAGCCAAATTAAAATTAAACTTGCTGAATGGTGTTTATTTTGTAACTTTAGTAAACGAGCGGCATGTACAAATTACTAAAAAGTTGGTTATTTCTAAATAGTTTTTTCTTGCGTAAAAGGATGTTAAAGACTTTTGTCTTTGTTGTGATTGTTTTTCCATTAATTGGCTTAAGTCAAATAGCGAACTATGTCACCAATGGTGGTTTCGAAAAGAAATATAATTGCAATTACCCACCAGAACTCAATAAGGCTGTGGGTTGGAATTCAGTGGGGCCGGATACTTCAAAATTTGGGGGATTTTTATATGCAATTAATTGTTACTCAAATGCCCCACTAGGTGCAGGCGGCTTTCAATATCCACGATCTGGAGATACATACTTTAGAATGACCACATTTTGTACCCTTCCTTGTACATATACTAATTCAAGATACTATCCAAAAAATAGACTTAAAGCAATGCTTTCTTTCGGTAAAACGTATTGCGTAAAAATGTACGTATCTCGTCAAAACAACAGCCCACATGCAATAAGCAATTTAGATTTTTTATTTTCCGATAATTCTTTGGATACAATCAAATACTGCAACCAACCTTTAAGTTATCTAAATCCACAAGTAAAAAATCCAACCTCCAATATAGTTACAGATACTTTAAACTGGGTACTTATTACAGGTACTTTTGTTGAAACAGGTACTGAAAAATACCTTGCACTTGGTAATTTTGAAAGTAACTCTGCAACGACTTATAGTTTAGTAGATACTACTTTTGGTACTAGTGTATGGGCAGAATATTTTGTGGATGATGTTAGCTGCATTGATGTTGATCTTCCAGCCTTTGCCGGTAATGATGTGGCGGTAATACCTGGAGATAGCGTTTACCTGGGGAGGGAATCAGATGTGGGCATTGATGAGTCTTGTATGTGGTATAAACTTCCAACAGTTATTACACCCACAACACCAGCTATTGATACCATTGCAGGCTTTTGGGTAAAACCAGTCATTAGTTGCACTTATGTGGTAAGACAAGAAATTTGTGGTCATGTAAAATGGGATACTGTGAGAATTGCGATGAACCCGGTGGGTTTGGTCCAACTGAGCGTAGTCGAAGGCGCACTGGAAGTATTTCCAAATCCCGCACAAGATTTTATTGAATTAAAAATCTCGAACATAAATTTACTCAAGGAGTTTAATTCAATTTCTATTTACAATAACCTTGGGCAATTGATGAGAGAAGAAGAAGTTGTGTTTGAAAACAAAACACTTATTCTTAACACTAATGATCTTGAAAATGGGGTTTATTTTTTAAATCTTAAAAGCAACAATCTAGGTACCGTTAGTAAGCGGTTTGTGATTTCACGTTAGACTACAAAGTCGCGTCGAGTAGGCATGGTAAGAGTTTGCAGTAGCCGTATCGAGACGTGGTGAGCAGCATATTTCTTCTCGATACAATTTTTGCTCGCTGGAAAGTACTCCAAGCAAAAATCTACTCGAAGTAACGGACAACAATTTTATTCGTGTTAATTCGTGTAATTCGTGGCAAAATTCGAAGGAGAGCTTCGAAAAGTTAATACAAGTTAATCGTTGCTGGTGTGCCGGATTTAACCTCAAAATTTTTCTCGACGGTTTTGAGGGTTTCTTTTGCGAATTCTAATCTGTAAACAGCTTTATATTTCCCTGGTTGCAGGTAGATGATTTCGTTTGTGAGTGCGGGATTAAAGTTACATACCCAGTTAACGGTTTTACCATCGTCAACATAAATACTACCAAAACCGGTCTGAATTTTATTAAAAAGCACGCTGCCGCTGGTTGGAATTTTGATGGAGTTGGTGCTACTTTGTTTGATCTCCACATCTTTAATATAAATCCTGGGAAGAGTAAGCACTTCGAGATCGTATTTACCAACAATGTATTTTTCGGTTTTACCAAAGTCCTGCACATTCAGGGTTTTCATTTCGGCTCCTTTGCGAACAATGGTAGTAGGAAAATATTTATTTATCGCGCCGTCGAGTTCTAACCTTAAAAAACCTTGTGGCGCATCAATGGGTATAACGTTGTGTTTACCTTTTACAATCGTAATGTTTTTCTTTTCCTGAGGCGGTATGGTATGAACCGTTATATCGTATAAGATATCCGGATCAAGCACTAAAGTATCCGGATTGCCTCTGTTGTTAATTGTATGCAGATAATTGTATTTTACAGAATTGGTGCCGGCTTCATAAAAAGTCATGTCCACATCTGTTTCAGTTGGTTTTTTGAGAATGTCTAAAAGATCAACTTCTACAGTTGTTTGCGAAAGCGCTTCAGTAATGACGAGCTTTAAAACATCTTTAAAATTGGCTTCGTTACTTACATCGTAAAACTTTCCCATGCAGCCAAATACGTCGGCAAACTTCACATCCAAACCAACACCGATTACAAACGGGCGAATAAAAATTCCCTTTTTTTGCAGATCAATACTTACCTGACAAGGATTGCCACCACATTCTTCAATGCCATCTGTAATTAAAATAACAATGTTTCTGCAATTACTACAAGGTGTAAAATCGTTCACACATTCACCCAAAGAGTAGGCGATGGGCGTTGTGCCAAGAGGTTCAAGACGTTGAATACGTTGTTTGATTTTGGGTGAATTGGTTTTTGCCGGAGCAAAGGCAACTTCAAGTTTACTGTCTTTGCAATTACGCTCGGGTTTAAAAAAAGTAGTGTGCCCGTAACAGCGAAGCGCGAGTTCAAGATTCGGTTCGTTTTTCAGACTATCTAAAAAATCGGCCAATACTTTTTTCGCGACTTCAATTTTAATGTTGCTATTCCACGGAGCATACATGCTGTAGGAATCATCAAAAATAAAAAGAATGCGATTAGTTACTTGTGAATGTAAAATGGAAGAGGTAAAATGGAAAATGGAGAATAGAAGTATAATTTTGAGTTTCGATTTTTCTTTTTTTAAATAGTTTGAAAACATCAAGAGATAGATAAAATTAAGATTAATAAAGTAAGCGTAACTGTATATTATTAAATATAACTCTTTAAATCAAATAGGATACAGACATTTCACGCAACCTAAATCTTCCCTCTTACATTTTACATTTTCCCTTTAGTCTTACATTTTCCTTATTTAGTAGTCACCTAAGGTTACAGGAAGCTGATCCAATGCTTTTTGAAGTTGCTCATCATTTGGTGCTGAACCGTGCCATTTGTGAGTTCCCATCATATAATCAACACCCATTCCCATTTCTGTTTTCATCAAAATCATAATAGGTTTTCCTTTTCCTAATAAGGTTTTACCGTGGTTCAAAGAATCAATAACAGCTTGTAAATCGTTGCCTTCATTATTTTCAAGTACCATCCAACCAAAAGCTTCAAATTTTGCTTTCAAACTTCCAAGTGGTAAAACTTTGTCAACGTCACCATCAATTTGGCGACCGTTATAATCTACTGTCGCAATGTAATTATCCACTTTATGCGCTGATGCATACATCGCAGCTTCCCATATTTGGCCTTCCTGCAATTCACCATCACCATGTAAGCTGTATATAATGGAATTATCTTTATTTAATTTCTTGGCTAAAGCAGCACCAATCGCAACGCTCATTCCCTGACCCAAAGAGCCGCTTGCAACACGTACTCCTGGTAATCCTTCGTGGGTGGTTGGGTGACCTTGCAAACGCGAATTTAATTTACGGAATGTTTTCAATTCTTCAACCGGAAAATAACCGGAATGCGCTAAAACACTATAAAAAACAGGACTTATGTGTCCATTACTTAAAAAGAAAAGATCTTCATTTGCACCATCCATGGTAAATTTGGAAGGATTGTGTTTCATTACACTGCCATATAGCGCTACAAAATACTCCACACAACCAAGCGATCCGCCGGGATGGCCAGAGCTTACGGCATGCACCATTCTTACGATATCCCTGCGTACCTGTCCGCACATTTTTTTTAGTTCTTCTGTATTGCTCATTGCTTTGGTATTTGCGGCAAAAATAGCATTTGATGGCGGCTTCTGATGGTGAATGTTAATAATAATTAGAGGATGTTAAAAACTATGATTTTTTACAAATAAATCCTATTTAAATGCCTTGTTTGATTAGTATATTTGCGTTTTTATTAAAAACAGGTAATATATAGTAATTTATGGCTTTGAAATGTGGAATTGTTGGTCTACCAAATGTTGGAAAATCGACTTTGTTTAATTGTTTAAGTAATGCTCAGGCTCAGGCCGCAAATTTTCCTTTTTGTACTATTGAACCAAATGTTGGTACTACAACTGTACCGGATGAACGTTTAAATAAACTGTCAGAGTTGGTTAAACCTCAAAATATAGTTCCAACAACTGTCGAGATTGTAGATATAGCCGGTCTAGTAAAGGGAGCAAGTAAAGGTGAGGGTTTAGGAAATAAATTTTTAGGAAACATCCGTGAATGTAATGCGATTTTACATGTGTTGCGCTGTTTCGATGATGATAATGTAGTGCATGTGGATGGTAAAGTAAATCCAGTAAGCGACAAAGAAATTATTGACGCTGAATTGCAATTGAAAGATTTAGAAAGTGTTGATGGGAAGATGAAGAAGTATGAGAAACTTGCTAAGGTTGGTGCAGACAAGGATGCGGTAAGAACATTTGCTGCGCTTACAAAAGTGAAAACAGCCTTGGAAAGTGGTAACTCTGCAAGAACAGCGGCATTGGAAGAAAATGAATTGCCCTATATTGCCGATTTACACTTACTCACTATTAAGCCGGTAATGTATGTGTGTAATGTGGACGAGGCTTCTGCAAAAACAGGTAACAAACATGTGGACGCAGTGAAAGAAGCAATTAAGAATGAAGACGCGGAAATCTTAATTATTACCGCGCAAATGGAAAGTGAAATTGCTGCTCTCGAAACTTATGAAGAGAAACAAATGTTTCTTGGTGAAATGGGATTGGATGAGCCAGGCGTAAATAAACTAATTAAGTCTGCTTACAAATTGTTAAAGTTAGATACTTACTTCACAGCTGGAGTAAAAGAAGTAAGGGCATGGACAATTACAAAAGGAATGAAAGCGCCGCAAGCTGCAGGTGTTATTCATACCGATTTTGAAAAAGGATTTATTAAAGCAGAAGTAATTGCATACAACGATTTCGTAACACTTGGTTCTGAAGCCGCTTGTCGCGAAGTTGGTAAGTTGCGTATCGAAGGGAAAGAGTATGTTGTGAATGATGGGGATGTGATGCATTTCCGATTTAATGTCTAAATCAAATGGAAAATGTAAGATGGCAGATGGAAAATGGATAAGCCGACATACATTTTCCCTTTTACATCTTACATTTTCCATAAACGGTGATTATCGATTAAGGTAGAACTTTTAATTTTAGAGTAAAAAATAGAATTATGAATAACCACGAAATTGATTACAAATTAGAAGGTGAAGAAATGCAATGTGTCGAGATTGAACTCGATCCGCAAGAAGCGGTGATTGCAGAACCTGGAAGTTTTATGATGATGACCGATGGCATTTCCATGCAAACATTATTTGGTGATGGAAACGAATCTGGTTTTATGAGTAAATTATTTTCTGCCGGAAAACGTTTGTTGACTGGCGAGAATTTATTCATGACTGTTTACACAAATAACTCAAATCAAAAACGTCAGGTTTCTTTTGCTGCTCCTTACGCAGGAAAAATCATTCCTATGGATTTATCAGGTTTGGGTGGAAAAATTATTTGTCAGAAAGATAGTTTCTTATGTGCAGCCAAAGGTGTTTCTGTTGGAATAGAATTTTCTAAAAAATTGGGAACGGGTTTATTTGGTGGTGAAGGTTTTATCATGCAAAAATTGGAAGGGGATGGAATGGCTTTTGTTCACAGTGGCGGTCACGTTGTTGAAAAAAATCTTCATGCTGGAGAAATATTAAAAGTGGATACAGGTTGTATTGTTGCTTTTACAAGCAATGTACATTACGATATTCAATTTATTGGTGGAGTAAAAAACACGTTGTTTGGTGGAGAAGGCATGTTTTATGCCACACTTCAAGGTCCGGGTATAGTTTGGATTCAGACACTTCCAATTAGCAGACTTGCAGGAAGAATTTTAGCGTACGGCACAGGTAGAAGAAAAGAAGAAGGAAGTATTCTCGGAGGATTAGGGAATATTTTAGATGGAGACGGTTTGTAATTACGGGTTGTGAGTTATTTATTTCGAGTTGGTTAAGGGAAAAAATTGTAGACTTTAATTGTTCTATAAAGATTATTAATTTTAAACTTGAAATAACAAACTCAAAATAAATATGGCAACAATTACAAAATTTGAAGATATTGAAATTTGGCAGTTGGCGAGAAAATTGAATAAGGAAATGTATCCTTTTTTGCAGTCCTTGATTGATACCAGGAATTACGAACTAAATAAACAAATGGAACGCGCTTCAGGCTCAATAATGGATAATGTTGCAGAAGGTTTTGAAAGGGATGGAACACGGGAATTTATTCAATTTCTAGCAATATCAAAAGGTTCGGCAGGAGAAATAAGATCTCAACTTTATCGAGCTCTGGATAGAAATTTAATAACCGAGGATCAGTTTAATAAATTTCAAATCGATTGTAAATTAATCGGAGATAAAATTGGAAAATTTATGAATTACCTAAATAATTCTAACATAAAGGGTAAAAAATTTACAACAACGACGCAAAAATAAAATAACTACAAGCGGGTTTAGCAACTCGAAATAAATAACTCGTAACACGAAATTTATATGGCAAAATCGAATTATACAGAAGATAATATACGCTCCTTAGACTGGAAGGAACATATCCGCACGCGTCCTGGTATGTATATTGGTAAGTTAGGTGATGGAAGTGCGTTCGACGATGGTATCTATGTTCTCTTAAAAGAGGTAATGGATAATTCCATTGACGAATTTATGATGGGCGAAGGAAATAGAATTGACATTGTTGTAAAAGAGGGTGTTGTTTCTATTCGTGACTTTGGTCGTGGTATTCCGTTGGGAAAAGTGGTTGAGGTTGTATCTAAAATGAACACAGGTGGTAAATACGATAGTGAAGCATTTAAAAAATCGATCGGTTTAAATGGTGTTGGAACAAAAGCCGTGAATGCACTTTCAATAAATTTTAAAGTAACTGCTTACCGCGATGGTCAAGCCAAAACCGCGGAGTTCAGCAAAGGCGAATTAGTTAAGGAACATAAATTGACAGCAGCGCCAGGTGAGAAGAATGGAACATACGTAGAGTTTCGTCCGGATGATAGCATTTTTAAGAAATACCATTTTGTTCATGAATACATTGATAGAATGGTTTGGAATTATGCATTTCTAAATACTGGTTTAACGCTAACACTAAACGGACAAGCGTATAAATCAGATAATGGTTTAAAAGATTTATTAGAGAAAAATATTACTGGTGAAACCTTATATCCAATCATTCATTTAAAAGGTGAAGATATTGAGTTGGCAATGACTCACAGTAATGAGCATTTCAGTGAAGAGTATTACAGTTATGTAAACGGTCAGTATACAACACAAGGTGGAACACATCTTGCCGCTTTCAGGGAAGCAGTTGTAAAAACGGTTCGCGAATTTTATAAAAAAGAATTTGAACATTCTGATGTACGCAAATCTATAGTAGCGGCTATTGCAATAAAAGTTCAGGAACCCGTTTTTGAATCGCAAACCAAAACAAAATTAGGATCGAGTGAAATCGCACCGGGTGGTCAAAGTATTCGCGGCTTTATAGGAGATTTTATAAAAGAACAATTAGATAATTATTTACACAAAAATCCTGAAATCGCTAAAGCGATTGAAGCTAAAATATTAGCGAATGAACGTGAACGTAAAGAATTATCGGGCATTCAAAAATTAGCACGTGAACGCGCGAAAAAATCTTCACTGCACAATAAAAAATTACGTGACTGTAGAACACACTTAGATGATATAAAAGACGTTCGCCGTTTAGAAACAACTTTGTTTATTTGTGAGGGTGATTCTGCCAGTGGTTCTATTACTAAAACCCGTGATGTAAACACACAAGCCGTATTTAGTTTAAAAGGTAAACCGCTGAATTGTTTTGGTCTTGGTAAAAAAGTAGTGTATGAAAACGAAGAATTTAATTTATTACAATCTGCTTTAAACATTGAAGATGGATTAGATGACCTTCGTTACAACAATGTAGTTATTGCTACAGATGCCGATGTGGATGGCATGCATATTCGTTTATTGTTGCTTACTTTTTTTCTTCAGTTTTTTCCTGATCTTGTAAAAAGCAATCATGTAAAAATTTTGCAAACACCTTTATTTCGTGTGCGTAACAAAAAAGAAACGGCGTATTGTTATAGTGACGAAGAGAGAAAGGCTGCCATTGCTAAACTTGGCCCGAAGCCTGAAATCACACGATTTAAGGGACTCGGAGAAATTTCACCAGACGAGTTTAAACATTTTATTGGAAAAGACATTCGTTTGGAACCTGTTCTGCTTGATCAAAAGGCAAGTATCAATGAATTACTAAATTATTACATGGGTAAAAATACACCAAGTAGGCAAGACTTTATTATTGATAATTTACGCGTAGAAAAGGATACTGAAAAAGATTTGGTGAGTTAATCTGTTAATGCGCTTTAACAATTAAAATCGATTTAGTAATTAAGAGTTTAGCTATTTTGTTAAGGCAAGTTAATTTGATAAAAAATAATACCTTTGGCACAATAGATGGATTAAGTAAACAAATTAAATTTATAATACTATGAAAGCAACAAATTTATTATTTATACCTGCATTAGCAGTTTTAACTCTATCGGGTTGTAAATCAAAGAAAGCAACCCCTGTTCAAAAAGAAACAGGTGCAGTTGAAATTACCGTGCCATTTAGCAGTAAAGAGTATCGCAGTGATGAAAACGCATTTAGAGCAAAACAAACTGGTAAGTCTCCAGATCTGGCAACTGCGAAAAAAATTGCTTTTCAAAATGCTAGGGCTGAAATGGCTTCAAATATTAATGCAACCGTTAAACGAGTAACCGACCAATATACCAATCAACGTACAGTTGGTAATACTCAGGAGTTCGAAAATAAGTTCGAAGAACTAGCACGCGAAGTTGTAAATATGGAAATGTCAAACGTAAAAGAAATTGGTGAAAAAATATTTAAAGAACCAGACGGTTCATTTAGCTATTGGATTGCTATTGAAGCAGACAAGAAAACCGTGTTTGACAAAATAGATTCTAAAATTTCAAGTGATGCAAAACTGAAACTAGATTACGACAAACAAAAGTTTCAACAAGTGTTTGATGCAGAAATGAAAAAATTAGCCGAGGAAGGCAGATAATTTTCTCTTAAAAGAGCATCTAGCATCTAGATGCTCTTTTTTTTTTAACC
This region includes:
- a CDS encoding DNA topoisomerase IV subunit B is translated as MAKSNYTEDNIRSLDWKEHIRTRPGMYIGKLGDGSAFDDGIYVLLKEVMDNSIDEFMMGEGNRIDIVVKEGVVSIRDFGRGIPLGKVVEVVSKMNTGGKYDSEAFKKSIGLNGVGTKAVNALSINFKVTAYRDGQAKTAEFSKGELVKEHKLTAAPGEKNGTYVEFRPDDSIFKKYHFVHEYIDRMVWNYAFLNTGLTLTLNGQAYKSDNGLKDLLEKNITGETLYPIIHLKGEDIELAMTHSNEHFSEEYYSYVNGQYTTQGGTHLAAFREAVVKTVREFYKKEFEHSDVRKSIVAAIAIKVQEPVFESQTKTKLGSSEIAPGGQSIRGFIGDFIKEQLDNYLHKNPEIAKAIEAKILANERERKELSGIQKLARERAKKSSLHNKKLRDCRTHLDDIKDVRRLETTLFICEGDSASGSITKTRDVNTQAVFSLKGKPLNCFGLGKKVVYENEEFNLLQSALNIEDGLDDLRYNNVVIATDADVDGMHIRLLLLTFFLQFFPDLVKSNHVKILQTPLFRVRNKKETAYCYSDEERKAAIAKLGPKPEITRFKGLGEISPDEFKHFIGKDIRLEPVLLDQKASINELLNYYMGKNTPSRQDFIIDNLRVEKDTEKDLVS